ACGCCCGGATCTTCGCAAACACTGTTTAACAGGTGCAGAGACATCGGCATCGATGCCTCGTGCAAATAAGttcttttcctcaaaaggtGCTGAAGAAAAGTAACTAGACGGTGGATTCATTTGCACGTTCTTTACCGTGTATGATGAATAAGATTTCCATGATATATGCGGGCAAGATGAGTAAGAAGACGTGATTCACAAAAGCCAAGGAAAATGAACAGAGGCAAGTGAGCAAAGCCTCCTGCTCACAAGCTTGCCTTTCAATTCCATGACCCAAAAACACAGCGCAGGCACGTAGGCAGATGAGTAACGAGCGAGCCAGCAGAGACTATCTCATTCGCAAAACTAAACTATTTGCCTcaaccaagaaatcaaatcTTCAATAATATAGAGATAGATCTCCTATTTACTCCACCATGGCACCCTGCACAAAGGTTGTCTAAACGGTCAAGCCAGTGAAGGGAGAGGCTAGAGACCTAAGCGAGCATGACAGAACTTACAATTAAACCTGATGAAGAGCTGGTCTCTATATCAAGTGTCTATATCATGATTGGATTTAAGCAAGAGGCAATTGCAGGATTGGGCCTCATTCCCAAAACCCTCTACCACAACCAAAAAATGGGAGTACAATACGGTCCTGCAAAACCTTCCAGCGCTACCGACATTAAAGACGTGTGCGGACTCGATTTTACTGTCTTCAAGCTCCTCACATCACTTGCTTCCAGTGTCATATATGTCCGTGCTGCACATATTTATTCACCGAAACATTTTTCCATGACCAAAAACAAGAAGTTTAGATTGAGGGAAAGCGCATGAGAAGATAATCACTTTCTCTAAACAACTAAATAAGTGAAAATTAATCTGAAAATGACTACTTTTCGATGAAATAAACATGCCCTCAATATGACTTTGAATGAATAGATCGggcaaagagaaaatatttatatagcAACTACTATAATCACCGAATCACTATTCCTTATGATATTTCAAAGCACACAAATGCCCAGTCGATCGACTATTCGCGAATTTCATTGTCCCCCATCGAGGTTCGAAGGAAGATTGTTCAAAAAGTTAGTGCTAGACCGTTTTTaaggcgtgtttggtaacttgCTCAATAGTAactaattctattcttttgtttccgtaagtagatttgaaatataaatcctttgataaatttttgttcccgttCCGAGAAACGAAAATCCgttcttttgttctcaagaatagatttggaatagaatcaaaaagttaaaaaaatttacttctttgttcttgaaaataattgtaGAATCAAATCCaaacctatttttctttttctcctttcttttcttcttttctccttctctcttctttccttcttcttccccccaACCAGTAGCCAATTGCTGCCACCGCCATTGGCCATGGTCGAatcggccgggcgaggtcgacaAGCTCATCGGAGCCTCGCCATTAGCCTTGACCTCACCCGGGCAACataaggtcggcctcgccctcgcaTGGTGAGGCCCAACCTCGCGGCAGCCTAGCAAGGCCGAGGCTTGTAATGGCTAAGTGAGCCTTCAACAAGCTCATCGAACCTCACCCGTCTATCGCCGACAACCGaccacaaagaaggaggaagaagaagagaaaaggaaaaaggaaaaataagaaaaatataataaaagtattaaaaaatttaaaaacaaaaattttaggaGTCCTACTAGATGCATTttatttcggaaataaaaattttgagcgAGCttaccaaaaatttgaaaattattttctaaaatagaataaaaatgaataatttcttaGCAGAAATTGTTTCGAAAGAAAAGTCATTATGGAACGCCCACTtagaaatctttctttttccctgctttttttttttttttttttcatgaaagtgaGTGCGTGCCACCTTAGACGCCACTGAGTTATATTGGCAGGTCAATGTGATTTTCACGTCCCGTTACacttcaacaaaataaattattcgaGTGAAATTTTCGACATCTCAGactttgttattattattagttgATTATGTAGTTGGCTCTACTTCCATGTACCTAAAATTGTATATGTCCGCTTCATAGCAAGATTCAGGTTTAATTTCCGGGTACCAtctcgccatcgccatcgccatcgagGAAAATCATAGGAAATCATCATACTCGTTCTCCaaaagaatcaaatcaaaatgaaggAACCCTAAGTTGAGCTggaaaaattaaggaaattaaGCAGAAATTACTTCGTCTCGGGCACGTTTAAAAGGATGATTAACCACGACCATTCCCCCTAAACGTCCTCGACGGGTTGTCAACAATTTACGGGTTGTCAACAATTTCTTAGTCACATCTTCACTAGTTTAATCATTTATCAGCGCcaaaaatgataataatgaaCATGTCATGTAATCGGGTCATCTGTAAACGCTTTATGTAGACAAATTAGAGATCGccattagtttgaaataaattagcGTTTCAACACAATCAACCGAGACTAATGATACATGTAAAGAATGttataactcaatttttttggtgCGTCATATGTGTTGTGTTTACTATACTTtaacatttcaaattcaattaatCGCACGAATAAAGTAATGTAGCTAATCTAATATTATTCTCTAGTAGCTTACATTTACTTTTGTGTAGTATCTTTCAATTCAAATAGGAGAAATTTGATATTAAATCGGTATACCGccagtttagggttttaccCACCgtttgttacaaatgtatcaatttgtggtttttcgtggtaataatccaatttaacaataaCTGATGAAGGGTATACAAATATACAAGTTTGgtgttttttgtgataaaaaaaatagtttggtataaatttgttataagtgcatcaatttgagatttttggtggcaTTAACTAAGGGTGAGCAATTATAGGTTCCGCTTGAAATTTAAATCTATCTATCAAAATAGGTTCCGTGATTTTTGGAACTTATAATCTACCATACATATCCaaaaacttgaaacctaccctaTCATAGATTCTAGGATCAGTTTTAGAATCTACCCATATTCTATTTGTAGTCTTAATTGAAAGATTACAGTGAATCATCTTCACTAATAATCACTATTTGCTAAAATCCATAAATTATAATCGATAtttagatatatgaaaaatatgaaatattaataaattaaaagtttcgGTCATGGAGATAGTCGGAAATAGAAGCTTATACTAGTGGATTCATATTACACACTTATCATTAAATGCCATAAAATGCCATAGGGTTGCGCGAAGGCATAACGAGAAAAAAATAAGACTTGTTTTAGGACAGGTTCCCCAATTTTGGATCTTGAAAACTATTATGCATATTCTAGAAGAAACCTAGGATTGACCCCAATTCTAGCCCACAATTCTAGCCCACAACTATTATCACTTCTAGTATTGaccccattttttttataaataaaaaaaaactcttcaaaagaaaatgataaatggAAGATGTGGATCATTAAAAAGTAGTTAATACGATGACTGACTAGCCAATGCAATGAgcagaaaaatgaataatcccCCTCATAATGCGCACGGCAATCAAACCTGGTTTTACCCAAGAAAAGGATTGCACTGCCCAAAAAAAGTCTGCAAACTAGTTCCCCgaataggttccaaattttgCGAACTCGTTATAATTGGGCTTTTGAGTGAATGCCCAACAAGAGAATTGGCTTTGGAATCGATTTTGTAAACTAAAAgccaaaatcttaatttcttttctcctaAATTCTTTTCTCCTAAATTCTAACAGCAACACTCTTTTATCATTTGTCTCTTCTCAGAATTTCTCGCTagtttttctcttccctttaaTTCTTTATAAATGAATGgagaatggatttttttttttgttcatcttttacatTGAATCATTTCAATATTCATGGcctcatataatttttttataaaaaataataaataaataaaatgagttCACAAATAAACCTTGAAACCAGGCCGAAAAAAATGTAGGCTCCGGACCAATTACTGGCAAACGGAATAGGTTTCAAGATCTAAAAGTAAGAATCGATTTAAACATGGTAGATTTCAGATTCTAGCTCTAGTACCTAGTCCTTCTAGAACCCATCACCCCTAATGTTGTGCTTTAGAACCTACTCGTTCTAGAACCCATCACCCCTAACAGTGTGCACTCCCCGTCACCTCCACGTGTCCAGTCTTATCCCCTCTATAAAAGGCTAAAAAGCCATCCccgaaggaggagaaagagtaGAAAACCAGTCAGGTTTATACAGTTGAAAGGACCACCTCcgctctccatctccatctcacgtcactctcgctctctctttctctcgattTCTCCGCCGCCGTAATGGCCACCGGCCTCCTTCCCTCCGGAACCCTCGCCGTCAaggccgccgcctcctcctcctccaacaaCAACAAGTGGCTGGCCCCGATCTTCGGCTTCTCCTCCGACCCGGGCTACATTGACTCCGCCGGCGGCAGCAGCGGCAAGGTCGCCTACCCCAGGAAGGCCGACTTGGAGGGCTCGGGCTCGAGCCTGTCCGCGGCGGGGAGGTCCCGCCCCGACCCGATCCGGTTCACGGAGGAGAAGGCGCGGCTCCTCAGGCTCATGACCTCCGATGCGGCCTCCCGCCACGACGCCATGTATCACTCCGCGATCGCCTCCCGCCTGGCTTCGGActtcgggaaccggaccgatcTGTAATCCG
This genomic stretch from Eucalyptus grandis isolate ANBG69807.140 chromosome 3, ASM1654582v1, whole genome shotgun sequence harbors:
- the LOC104436640 gene encoding uncharacterized protein LOC104436640, giving the protein MATGLLPSGTLAVKAAASSSSNNNKWLAPIFGFSSDPGYIDSAGGSSGKVAYPRKADLEGSGSSLSAAGRSRPDPIRFTEEKARLLRLMTSDAASRHDAMYHSAIASRLASDFGNRTDL